In a single window of the Perca flavescens isolate YP-PL-M2 chromosome 18, PFLA_1.0, whole genome shotgun sequence genome:
- the LOC114573360 gene encoding uncharacterized protein LOC114573360, translating to MDQIRWIIMSSFLMLLVQFTAARTFSYPIVKVGDDVTLSCDNGMDDQDQCEGVIWFFVNPGNEGLTLFEHGQIQAKSDRLSVTENCSLVIKNIKHDDVGRYDCGHFRSGKLHGEDTVAALYVVNMSEQKDDDSVTLVCSVSGYAFGCFHTVSWRYGETDMGAPRYPCSAIVLFLTQSHLNPKHYKLLKCKVTEDDSGNVHLFTFSPLQSSNEIPGDDATATISPTANESALTTANKWTAEETNNTTSENNNRTKPEETGMKMKVQ from the exons ATGGATCAGATCAGATGGATTATAATGTCTTCATTTCTGATGCTGCTGGTTCAGTTTACAG CTGCTAGGACATTTTCCTACCCTATTGTCAAAGTTGGAGATGACGTCACTTTGTCGTGTGATAATGGGATGGATGACCAGGATCAGTGTGAAGGTGTTATCTGGTTCTTCGTTAATCCAGGAAACGAAGGCTTGACGCTGTTTGAACACGGGCAGATTCAAGCTAAATCAGACCGACTGAGTGTTACGGAGAACTGTTCTCTGGTCATAAAGAATATCAAACATGATGATGTTGGTCGTTATGATTGCGGCCACTTCAGATCAGGAAAACTACACGGTGAAGACACGGTGGCTGCTCTGTATGTTGTTAACA TGTCTGAACAGAAGGATGATGATTCGGTCACCTTGGTCTGCTCTGTGTCGGGATATGCTTTTGGTTGTTTCCACACAGTGAGCTGGCGGTATGGTGAGACTGACATGGGGGCACCACGGTATCCCTGTTCAGCCATTGTATTATTTTTGACACAATCTCACCTCAATCCGAAGCATTACAAGTTATTGAAATGTAAAGTGACAGAAGATGACAGTGGAAATGTGCATCTGTTCACCTTCAGCCCTCTTCAGTCCTCCAATGAGATACCAG GTGATGATGCAACAGCTACAATATCTCCGACTGCAAATGAATCCGCATTGACAACAGCAAATAAATGGACAGCAGAAGAGACAAACAACACGACATCTGAAAACAACAATCGCACAAAACCAGAAGAGACCGGGATGAAGATGAAGGTACAGTGA